Below is a genomic region from Deinococcus sp. YIM 77859.
ACGTGTTCAGTGAACGCCTGACCTTGCCCCCCCGCCAACCCGACGAGGAGGTGCCCTCATGTACCTCTCCCGCCTGATCCTGAATGAGCGCCACCCGCAGGCTCGGCGCGACCTGGGCAGCGGCTACGCCATTCACCAAAGCCTGCGCTGGGCCTTTCCGGGTGCGGGCGAACCGGGTACCCCGCTGCCGGACGGCGAGCGCGTGCTGTGGCGGAACGAGGGTCGCGGCTACCTGCTTGTACAGAGTCAGACCGAACCGAACTGGGGGGCGCTTACGGAACGGCACCCCGGGTATCTGGAGACCGCCGAGACACGGCTTCTTCACCTCAGCGGGGTGCTGACAGCGGGACGGCACCTGCGCTTTCGCCTCCAGGCCAATCCCACGGTGACCCGGAAAGACGACCGCACCGGGAAGCCCAAGCGCTTTGCCCTGTATGGCGCCCGCGAGGCGCTGGCCTGGCTCGACCGCCAGGGGGAACGCGGCGGCTTCACCGTGCTGAGGGCCGACATCCTCCAGACCCGCACCGTCTGCGACCGAAAGCCGGGCAGCACGCGTCCCCTGACCCTGCACGCCGTGACCTTTGACGGCCTGTTGCAGGTAGAAGACCCCGAGCGGCTGGCCCACACCGTCCGTCAGGGGATCGGGCACGGCAAGGCGCTGGGCTTCGGCCTCCTGAGCCTCGCGGGGAGGTAGGCCTTGACCGAAGAAGGAAACGCCATCATCTGGAAGCAACAGAACCTGCGTGAGCTGCCTAAGTTTCGTGATGGGACCAGTTACCTCTACCTCGAACACACCCGCCTTGAACAGGACGACCGTGGTCTGCGCGCCTACCACCCCGAAGGGATGGTGGGCATCCCGGCCGCCAGCCTGGGTGTGCTGCTCCTGGGTCCCGGTACCAGCGTCAGCCACAGCGCGGTCAAGGCCCTCTCCGACACGGGCTGCTCGCTCCTGTGGGTGGGTGAGCAGGGCGTGCGGCTGTACGCTTCGGGTATCGGCGAGACGCGCAGCTCTACACGCTTGCAGCGTCAGGTCGCCCTGTGGGCCCATCCGGCCAGCCGTCAACGCGTCGTCCGGCAGATGTATGCCATGCGCTTCCCGGAGGGGCTGCCTGCCAACCTGAGCCTGCAGCAGATTCGCGGCCGCGAGGGTGCGCGGGTCCGCGACGCCTATGCCCGCTACAGCGCTGCGTACGGTGTGAAGTGGGACAGCCGCCAGTACCGGCGGAACGATTGGGACCGGACCACGCCGATGAACAAGGCGATCAGCACCGGCACAGCCTGTCTGTACGGCCTCGCACACGCCGCCATCCTCAGTTGTGGCTACAGCCCCGCCCTGGGCTTCATCCACACCGGTAAGCAGCTCAGCTTCGTCTATGACGTGGCTGACCTCTACAAGACGGAAATTGTCCTCCCCGTCGCCTTTCAGGAAGCCGCGCACGGACCGGAGGACCTCGAACGGCGCGTTCGCACTGCCTTGCGCGACCACATGACCCATCTGCGGCTACTGGAGCGGATGGTCAGCGATCTCCTCACGCTCCTTGACGACTGTGGCCCAGAAGACGACCCAGACAGCAACGATCCGGGCGACCTCTGGGATCCGGAGGGAAACGTTCAGGGCGGGGTGAACCATGCTCGTGATGACGCTTGAACGTGTCCCGCCCTCCCTGCGCGGCGAGCTTACCCGCTGGCTGATCGAGGTACAAACCGGCGTGTATGTCGGCCAAGTGAGTGCGCTTGTCCGCGACCTTCTGTGGGACAAATGCGTCCAGCATGCCCGCGCAGGCCGCTGCACGCAGGTCTACCGAGCCAACAACGAACAGGGCTTTGCTATCCGCATTCACGGTGAACAGGACCGCACGCTCGTTCACCTGGACGGCTACACCCTGGTTGCTGTCCGGGACGCTCGCCACGCGCAGTTGAGCCAGGAGTATGGCCCTCCCGAGGAGCTTGAAACTTTGTGACTAAAATTACGCTCCTCGTTGGAGACTTGAGGGGGATGGACCGCCCCTCGATAGCGTGATTCCAAAGTGTGTTCCCCACACGGGTGGGGATGGACCGACGGTGTCCCCCTCGCGTACTGGCGCGCCTACGTGTTCCCCACACGGGTGGGGATGGACCGGATGTGCGGGACTTCGAGCCACGCCCCTGGATGTGTTCCCCACACGGGTGGGGATGGACCGCCAAACGAAGATTGAGCCACCAGCCATTAGATGTGTTCCCCACACGGGTGGGGATGGACCGACGCTCAGGTCCAGGTCCCGTTCCAGCAGGGAGTGTTCCCCACACGGGTGGGGATGGACCGCACGCCGAACAGCCCGCGCGAGGAAACGAGGTGTGTTCCCC
It encodes:
- the cas2e gene encoding type I-E CRISPR-associated endoribonuclease Cas2e — its product is MTLERVPPSLRGELTRWLIEVQTGVYVGQVSALVRDLLWDKCVQHARAGRCTQVYRANNEQGFAIRIHGEQDRTLVHLDGYTLVAVRDARHAQLSQEYGPPEELETL
- the cas6e gene encoding type I-E CRISPR-associated protein Cas6/Cse3/CasE, encoding MYLSRLILNERHPQARRDLGSGYAIHQSLRWAFPGAGEPGTPLPDGERVLWRNEGRGYLLVQSQTEPNWGALTERHPGYLETAETRLLHLSGVLTAGRHLRFRLQANPTVTRKDDRTGKPKRFALYGAREALAWLDRQGERGGFTVLRADILQTRTVCDRKPGSTRPLTLHAVTFDGLLQVEDPERLAHTVRQGIGHGKALGFGLLSLAGR
- the cas1e gene encoding type I-E CRISPR-associated endonuclease Cas1e, with the translated sequence MTEEGNAIIWKQQNLRELPKFRDGTSYLYLEHTRLEQDDRGLRAYHPEGMVGIPAASLGVLLLGPGTSVSHSAVKALSDTGCSLLWVGEQGVRLYASGIGETRSSTRLQRQVALWAHPASRQRVVRQMYAMRFPEGLPANLSLQQIRGREGARVRDAYARYSAAYGVKWDSRQYRRNDWDRTTPMNKAISTGTACLYGLAHAAILSCGYSPALGFIHTGKQLSFVYDVADLYKTEIVLPVAFQEAAHGPEDLERRVRTALRDHMTHLRLLERMVSDLLTLLDDCGPEDDPDSNDPGDLWDPEGNVQGGVNHARDDA